TGAATACTGCTTATTAGTTCTTTTTCCAATTCATAGTACATATCATCATGCAAATAGGTTAGTGTTGTGCCCGTGTCTATCATGACATTACCCTTGTGAGCACTAAACTTGTTACCTTTCaatgataatattttagttacTCCAGTGAAGGGAAATCTCATATTTTTGATGCTGATAGCTTCCAATGTGATGTAATAAAAGTCTGGAGTTTCCATTAAGACCAACGGGGTGGAGATTGAACCCCTGCTAGAGCTAGACACATTTGCGTTATTTCCGAAGTTTATCTTGCTTCTTGCATTTCCTTTAGAAGGATCGGTTAGGCAGTACGAGAATTTACCACCGATGCTAGGGTTGAGCCGACTAATTAATGAGTGTGGCCCATTTCCAAGCCCTACAATGCCAGCATTGGTTTTTTCGAACAAGCCAACGTTGTAATTTGAGCACACATAAACCATTCCTGGGAGGTAAGTGTTTCCCAATTTAAAAGTTTCCGTGGCCAGTTCTCCGAAGCTGTATGAGTCGTCTCGGTATTCTAATCGATATTTGCAATTGCTCGATGAACCAATACAATTAATATCATTGCCCAATTGTTTGCATGTCTTTGCACCACATCGAATTGGTTGATAAGACGATGATTTTATCGGATTAAATTTGGGTTGAGTCTGTTTGAAACATTTGACACATTTCAGGCATTGAGTCCACACGATGTCGCTAGCAATGTCAAGAATTGCCCATTGCATGACAGGTGGTGTGCCAATTGAAATCTCCATGAGATAATCCCCTCTAATTCCCATAATTCTTGAGTCTAGGGAAGAAATTTCTTTTGTGTTATTGTTGGGGAGCTTTAATAGAGACTTGATATAAGATAAACGGGAACTAGAGCGAATGATGACTCTTTCTACAATGTTACTTTGGTTAATCAATGAATCGTACAATGGCGATTCAAATGAATCTCGATGGATAAGATGGGTAGAAAAACCTATTAGTTTGGTTGGTTTTGTTATAAGAGCGGTTGAAAATTGTAGCAAGACatacaaaactaaaattattgtaGGGTAGAAAAAATTGCTAGTCATGATGAAATATAGATAAGACTAGTCAATAgatgaaatttaaatatatagtaGTGTCAAAATGTTTAAAAGTTGTATAAAATCTGAATGCAATATATATTAAGGTAATATCACAGTGATTTAGGGGAGTTTGATTGAGTGGTTTAGGAATAAATCAAATGATAGAAATAACAAGTATTTGATTAATAAGTTTGagaatacaattttttaaatcagtCCTAAATAAATACTTTAGAAATCAATTCCCATCTTTAcactacttttatttttattttcctttttctaataataaaaatttattaattaaattatcattttttttcacttttaaccTTATATtctcaacaaaaatattatagtgGTGATAGTTAGTTTAAGAGATTGAGtgattaatttcaataaaacaaaattttaatttcaattctaattctaacctattatcaactaaaaaaattgatatacataatatattttttaattgttttatttataataaagaataatagAATTACTTAAGCACAAATTGTATAAACATgacagaaaatataaaaaaatgacaaaacatAAAAGTAAGAAgaggaaacataaatatatactttatggtttatacataataataatactgaAATATAGGGTTGCAAatgctgcaaatgagtcaagtcgtCGGTAAGCTGCTCGCAAGTCACTTAGTCAAAGTTTGACTTTTAGTGAGTTCGAGTCAAACTCGAACCGAtttgtttaatattcgagtcgagctcatataatattGGCTTAATGTTTATCGAGCTTTTTcgagtttaataatatatgtatatatatatgtatacgtATATGTGTGTATACGTACATGTGTGTATACGTACATGTGTGTGTATACGTACAAATGTATGTGTATGCGTATGCGTATGCGTATGCGTATGCGTATGCGTATGCGTATGCGTATGCGTATGCGTATGCGTATGCGTATGCGTATGCGTATGCGTATGCGTATGCGTATGCGTATGCGTATGCGTATGCGTATGCGTATGCGTATGCGTATGCGTATGCGTATGCGTATGCGTATGCGTATgcgtgtgtatgtgtgtgtgtattTGTGTGTATGCGTGTGTGTATTTGTGTGTATGCGTATGTGTATGCGTATGCGTATGCGTATGCGTATGCGTATTTGTATGCGTATGCGTAtttgtatgtgtatgtgtacgTGTACGTGTACGTGTGCGTGTGCGTGTGCGTGTGCGTGTGCGTGTGCGTGTGCGTGTGCATGTACGCGTACGCGTACGTGTGCACGTACGTGTACGTGTGCGTGTACGTGTACGTGTACGTGTACgtgcaggggcggagccaggatgaaaaattacctggggctgactccaacttgcatctcagatttaaATTTCCATGTTCCgctttttttcaataaaatttccacgattattaaAAGATGGAAACTCaccatgccctctcaatgcacacgcttgcaaagtgagccaccgagtgctttc
This is a stretch of genomic DNA from Impatiens glandulifera chromosome 4, dImpGla2.1, whole genome shotgun sequence. It encodes these proteins:
- the LOC124934609 gene encoding aspartic proteinase CDR1-like — translated: MGIRGDYLMEISIGTPPVMQWAILDIASDIVWTQCLKCVKCFKQTQPKFNPIKSSSYQPIRCGAKTCKQLGNDINCIGSSSNCKYRLEYRDDSYSFGELATETFKLGNTYLPGMVYVCSNYNVGLFEKTNAGIVGLGNGPHSLISRLNPSIGGKFSYCLTDPSKGNARSKINFGNNANVSSSSRGSISTPLVLMETPDFYYITLEAISIKNMRFPFTGVTKILSLKGNKFSAHKGNVMIDTGTTLTYLHDDMYYELEKELISSIQDRSIPSQSNLKLCYKNRKNFQFPTIIFHFSKGANLALQMKNTIIQDRGQSCLAILPTNDTLAILGNILQMDHMIGFDLMRRKVSFRLNYC